A window of the Fibrobacter sp. UWH6 genome harbors these coding sequences:
- a CDS encoding FeoA family protein, translating to MSCNCGCGCDGKTKKWNVEPKFSELKKGDKVEIVGYNEGDARYKSKLLSMGLVRGVTLEVMQIAPLGDPIEVSVLNYRLSLRREEGNVLNLKRI from the coding sequence ATGAGCTGTAATTGCGGCTGTGGCTGCGACGGTAAAACCAAGAAGTGGAACGTCGAGCCGAAATTCTCTGAACTTAAGAAAGGCGACAAGGTGGAAATTGTTGGCTACAACGAAGGCGATGCCCGTTATAAGTCCAAGCTCCTTTCCATGGGCCTTGTCCGCGGCGTCACTTTGGAAGTGATGCAGATTGCTCCTCTGGGGGATCCCATTGAAGTGAGTGTCTTGAACTACCGCCTTTCCCTCCGTAGGGAAGAAGGCAATGTGTTGAACCTGAAGAGAATCTAA
- a CDS encoding metal-dependent transcriptional regulator — MENEHVKLSQSLEDYLEMVHMLRLAHGIARVKDIAAALQVKMPSVAKAILELKKLGLVTQEPYSGIELTDAGRKAAADVLNRHILLKGFLIRLGVSEAIADKDACCMEHILSAETLSKIEDFMKPSETVITTVKKLKVAKGNKK, encoded by the coding sequence ATGGAAAACGAACACGTAAAGCTCAGCCAGAGCCTAGAGGATTATCTAGAAATGGTGCACATGCTGCGCCTGGCTCATGGCATCGCTCGCGTAAAAGACATCGCCGCTGCCCTGCAGGTTAAAATGCCTTCTGTGGCAAAGGCCATCCTGGAATTGAAAAAGCTTGGCTTGGTCACCCAGGAACCTTATAGCGGTATTGAATTGACGGATGCAGGTCGCAAGGCTGCTGCCGATGTGCTGAATCGTCACATTCTTTTGAAAGGTTTTTTAATTCGTCTCGGTGTCTCTGAAGCTATTGCTGATAAGGACGCTTGCTGTATGGAACATATCCTGTCGGCAGAGACTCTGTCTAAAATTGAAGACTTCATGAAGCCTTCGGAAACTGTAATCACAACTGTAAAGAAGTTGAAGGTTGCAAAGGGTAACAAAAAATGA